A DNA window from Pseudodesulfovibrio thermohalotolerans contains the following coding sequences:
- a CDS encoding carboxymuconolactone decarboxylase family protein — translation MLLRTIIPVLAVLVLSLGTAVQTEAGTMTDETALTEREKSIVVISAFTASGDLERLKPALNAGLDAGLTVNEIKEVLVQMYAYAGFPRSLNGLGTFNAVTDERKARGIVDEVGREASPVPADMDKDAYGAKVRAQLVGLEKDISGLPWQVFSPTIDIFLKEHLFADIFARDVLNHRERELATIGALAAMRGTQSQLRSHLGISLNAGLTPSQLRDFTEVIEMRVGHEEGESAKAELTAVLDARKQ, via the coding sequence ATGCTTTTACGAACCATTATTCCCGTGCTGGCTGTCCTGGTCCTTTCCCTTGGAACGGCAGTCCAAACGGAGGCTGGAACTATGACTGATGAAACGGCATTGACCGAACGGGAGAAAAGTATCGTCGTCATCTCCGCCTTCACGGCGAGCGGCGACCTGGAGCGTCTCAAGCCCGCGTTGAACGCAGGGCTGGACGCGGGCTTGACTGTCAACGAAATCAAGGAAGTCCTGGTTCAGATGTATGCCTATGCGGGCTTCCCGCGCAGCCTCAACGGCTTGGGCACATTCAACGCGGTGACGGATGAACGGAAGGCCAGGGGAATCGTGGACGAAGTCGGCCGGGAGGCCAGTCCGGTACCTGCGGATATGGACAAGGACGCCTACGGCGCGAAGGTCCGGGCGCAACTGGTCGGACTGGAAAAGGATATCTCCGGCCTGCCGTGGCAGGTGTTTTCCCCGACCATCGACATTTTCCTCAAGGAACACCTTTTCGCGGATATTTTTGCCCGGGATGTGCTCAATCACCGCGAGCGTGAGCTGGCGACCATCGGTGCGCTCGCCGCCATGCGGGGGACGCAATCCCAACTTCGCAGCCATTTGGGCATCTCGCTCAATGCCGGACTGACGCCGTCCCAGCTTCGGGATTTCACCGAAGTCATTGAGATGAGGGTCGGGCATGAGGAAGGCGAAAGCGCCAAAGCGGAACTTACGGCCGTTCTGGACGCGCGCAAGCAATAG
- a CDS encoding AraC family transcriptional regulator, with protein sequence MSKNETNPIGTARTALAKNIYRWTEENDHLEPGIPGLMLVRYEAPTEPMSAMYEPCICLVAQGAKKVQLGNEEYIYDKNNLLLTSVGLPGVAQVIQASKEKPLLSLVLKIDLRMVAQLMVDSNLPVARNQQPGRGMAVSEVSGPLLDSFQRLLDLLDTPEDIPILSPLILKEILYRLLMGELGPRLRSIATAGSHGQQVAKAVGWLKENYAKQLKVEGLARKTGMSVSTFHHHFRAMTAMSPLQFQKWLRLHEARRLMLTENQDATTAALQVGYESPSQFSREYKRQFGAPPLRDIKSLHKKGKTEVVSGAA encoded by the coding sequence ATGAGCAAAAATGAAACAAACCCCATCGGCACGGCGCGAACGGCCCTTGCAAAAAATATCTACCGATGGACGGAAGAAAACGACCATCTGGAACCGGGAATTCCCGGCCTTATGCTGGTCAGATATGAAGCGCCCACGGAACCGATGAGCGCCATGTACGAGCCATGCATCTGCCTGGTCGCCCAAGGAGCCAAAAAGGTTCAGTTGGGTAATGAGGAATATATCTATGACAAAAACAACCTCCTGCTCACCTCGGTGGGGTTGCCGGGCGTTGCCCAGGTCATCCAGGCGAGCAAGGAAAAGCCGCTTCTCAGCCTGGTCCTGAAAATAGACCTGCGCATGGTGGCCCAGCTCATGGTGGACTCCAACCTGCCGGTCGCACGCAACCAGCAGCCGGGCCGGGGCATGGCCGTGTCCGAGGTGTCCGGGCCGCTGCTCGACAGTTTTCAGCGGCTGCTCGACCTGCTGGACACCCCTGAGGACATCCCCATCCTTTCTCCGCTGATCCTCAAGGAAATCCTCTATCGTCTTCTCATGGGGGAACTAGGGCCGCGCCTGCGCAGCATCGCCACGGCCGGAAGCCACGGGCAGCAGGTCGCCAAAGCCGTGGGTTGGCTCAAGGAGAACTACGCCAAGCAACTCAAGGTGGAGGGATTGGCCAGGAAAACCGGCATGAGCGTTTCAACCTTCCATCACCATTTCCGCGCCATGACGGCCATGAGCCCCCTCCAGTTCCAGAAATGGCTCCGGCTGCACGAAGCCCGGCGGCTCATGCTGACCGAAAATCAGGACGCCACCACCGCGGCACTGCAAGTGGGCTACGAAAGCCCGTCCCAGTTCAGCCGCGAATACAAACGCCAGTTCGGTGCCCCGCCGCTGCGCGACATCAAGAGCCTGCACAAAAAAGGAAAGACGGAGGTAGTCTCCGGGGCGGCGTAG
- a CDS encoding iron-containing alcohol dehydrogenase, with product MNFDFYNPTRLVFGAGSLSRLGEVVAGLGKKALVVTGGGSVKRSGTFDRAIESLKAAGVEFAECAGVEPNPQISSVARGAEIVRREGCDVIVALGGGSTMDASKVIAAAALYDGDPWNLIAHGQEDWHIPAEALPVITVPTLAATGSEMNCGAVISNDETKVKSFAQTESLFPKFAIVDPLLTLSVPKDQTAYGVCDIITHVMEGYFNGVDGTPIQDRFAEGVIINAVEWGRKAVADGGDLEARTQVQWASIVALNGWIQAGVHMVAPMHMIEHALSAHHNITHGAGLAIVGPAWMRFAANHRPERFAQFAERVFGLSPEGKTPETLAAEGIDAYIAFLKEIGCPTTLSEVGVSDELFEQYAKDAALVVHDANGNLLGRPPMTGDDIVEVLRSAL from the coding sequence ATGAATTTCGATTTTTACAATCCAACCCGATTGGTCTTTGGCGCAGGCTCTCTTTCCCGACTCGGCGAAGTTGTCGCCGGTCTTGGTAAAAAGGCGCTGGTCGTTACCGGCGGCGGAAGTGTCAAGCGCAGCGGCACGTTCGATCGTGCAATCGAGAGCCTCAAGGCGGCAGGCGTCGAATTTGCCGAATGCGCCGGAGTCGAGCCGAATCCGCAAATCTCGTCCGTGGCCCGGGGCGCGGAAATAGTGCGCAGGGAAGGCTGCGACGTGATCGTCGCGCTCGGCGGCGGTTCCACCATGGACGCCTCCAAGGTCATCGCGGCTGCTGCGTTGTACGACGGCGATCCGTGGAACCTGATCGCCCATGGCCAGGAGGACTGGCATATCCCGGCCGAAGCGTTGCCCGTCATCACCGTGCCGACCCTGGCCGCCACCGGCTCCGAGATGAACTGCGGCGCGGTCATCTCCAACGACGAGACCAAGGTGAAGTCCTTTGCCCAGACCGAGAGCCTGTTCCCCAAGTTCGCCATCGTCGATCCCTTGCTGACCCTGTCCGTCCCCAAGGATCAGACCGCCTACGGCGTGTGCGATATCATCACCCACGTGATGGAGGGATACTTCAACGGCGTGGACGGAACGCCCATTCAGGACCGTTTTGCCGAGGGCGTCATCATCAACGCCGTGGAATGGGGCCGCAAGGCCGTGGCCGACGGCGGGGATCTCGAAGCCCGCACTCAGGTGCAGTGGGCCTCCATTGTGGCTCTCAACGGCTGGATTCAGGCGGGCGTCCACATGGTCGCTCCCATGCACATGATCGAGCACGCCCTGTCCGCCCATCACAATATCACCCACGGCGCGGGGTTGGCCATCGTCGGTCCCGCCTGGATGCGGTTTGCCGCCAACCATCGTCCCGAGCGGTTCGCCCAGTTCGCCGAGCGCGTCTTCGGCCTGTCACCCGAGGGCAAGACTCCCGAGACCCTGGCCGCGGAAGGCATCGACGCCTACATCGCCTTCCTGAAGGAGATCGGCTGCCCCACGACCCTGTCCGAAGTGGGCGTCAGCGACGAGCTGTTCGAGCAGTATGCCAAGGACGCGGCCCTTGTTGTTCACGACGCAAACGGCAACCTGTTGGGCCGTCCGCCCATGACCGGGGACGATATCGTCGAGGTGCTTCGCTCGGCACTGTAG
- a CDS encoding cupin domain-containing protein codes for MNDQEKSAIFPVGEKFESEWFNKTVWLHPLIPAGAALPVYNVTFEPGCRNNWHKHQGGQVLLVTTGRGYYQEWGKPARELRPGDTVDIPADVKHWHGAARDSWFSHVAIEVAPEKGPAIWLEPVGDEDYDGLR; via the coding sequence ATGAACGATCAGGAAAAGAGCGCCATCTTCCCCGTCGGGGAAAAATTCGAAAGCGAGTGGTTCAACAAAACGGTCTGGCTGCATCCGCTGATTCCGGCGGGGGCGGCCCTGCCGGTCTACAACGTGACCTTCGAGCCGGGGTGCCGCAACAACTGGCACAAGCACCAGGGCGGCCAGGTCCTGCTCGTCACCACCGGCCGAGGCTACTACCAGGAGTGGGGAAAACCCGCCCGGGAACTCCGCCCCGGCGACACGGTGGACATCCCCGCCGACGTCAAACACTGGCACGGCGCGGCCAGGGACAGCTGGTTCTCCCACGTCGCCATCGAGGTCGCCCCGGAAAAGGGACCGGCCATCTGGCTCGAACCCGTGGGCGACGAGGATTACGACGGACTCCGGTAG
- a CDS encoding DUF362 domain-containing protein: protein MVLPRRHRGRPGKGTGHLARTRGRRGLRRTPVGPAISFSEDFRLIGQESGRIVHAVPFQGTRHGRIRRCIKNMSIGIASGEGKMWIHTAGVTRNLDDFALCFKTEQDLFLESMAEAAGSVIDKLGADRIVYVNLMNNLSIDCDCDSNPAPPELADIGILASMDPVALDRACVDLIYAADEEKSASLRRRMEEKHATHTLDRAEALGIGRQQYTLIGIDA, encoded by the coding sequence CTGGTTCTCCCACGTCGCCATCGAGGTCGCCCCGGAAAAGGGACCGGCCATCTGGCTCGAACCCGTGGGCGACGAGGATTACGACGGACTCCGGTAGGCCCGGCAATTTCCTTTTCCGAGGACTTCCGGCTGATCGGGCAAGAATCGGGGAGGATCGTTCATGCGGTCCCATTTCAAGGGACACGCCATGGGCGGATTCGGCGGTGCATCAAGAACATGTCCATCGGCATTGCCTCCGGCGAAGGAAAGATGTGGATTCATACTGCGGGCGTTACCCGAAACCTCGACGACTTCGCCCTGTGCTTCAAGACGGAACAGGACCTGTTCTTGGAGTCCATGGCCGAGGCTGCCGGATCGGTCATAGACAAGCTCGGCGCCGACAGGATTGTGTACGTCAACCTGATGAACAACCTGTCCATCGATTGCGATTGCGACAGCAACCCGGCCCCGCCGGAGCTGGCCGATATCGGTATCCTGGCCTCCATGGACCCGGTCGCCCTCGACCGTGCCTGCGTGGACCTGATCTACGCCGCCGACGAGGAAAAGAGCGCTTCCCTGCGCCGACGCATGGAAGAAAAGCACGCCACGCATACGCTGGACCGCGCCGAGGCTCTTGGGATAGGCCGCCAACAGTATACTTTGATCGGCATCGACGCATAA
- a CDS encoding aldo/keto reductase, with product MIDLIRKAFDWGVTFFDTAEVYGPFTNEELLGEALAPFKGEAVIATKFGIQIRDGKQTLDSRPVTAIQSEYSMMWRQPEEELLPLLEELGIGFVPFSPLGKEFLTGRFDKTATFGKDDFRSIVPRFTPENLDANQVLVELAKGIAADKGATPAQVALAWVLAQKAWIAPIPGTTKLRRMEENLGAVNVEMTAA from the coding sequence ATGATCGACTTGATTCGAAAGGCGTTCGATTGGGGCGTGACCTTTTTCGATACCGCCGAGGTCTATGGACCGTTCACCAATGAAGAACTGCTGGGCGAGGCGCTTGCCCCGTTCAAGGGAGAGGCGGTCATCGCCACCAAGTTCGGCATCCAAATCAGGGACGGAAAGCAGACGCTGGACAGCAGGCCCGTGACCGCCATCCAGAGCGAATACTCCATGATGTGGCGGCAGCCCGAAGAGGAATTGCTGCCTCTTCTGGAGGAGCTGGGCATCGGGTTCGTTCCCTTTAGCCCGTTGGGCAAGGAATTTCTGACCGGCCGTTTCGACAAGACCGCCACCTTCGGCAAAGACGACTTCCGTAGTATCGTGCCGCGCTTCACCCCGGAGAATCTCGACGCCAACCAAGTGTTGGTTGAATTGGCGAAAGGCATTGCGGCGGACAAGGGCGCGACACCGGCGCAGGTCGCCCTGGCCTGGGTGCTGGCTCAAAAGGCCTGGATCGCGCCCATCCCCGGCACCACCAAGCTGCGCCGCATGGAGGAGAACCTTGGTGCGGTGAATGTCGAAATGACCGCTGCGTAA
- a CDS encoding ABC transporter permease, which translates to MGQVLKKIFIKLLWVCVVFLGITIISFWVIHLAPGSPTDLQTTLNPEAGVEARLQLEKLYGLDQPLHVQYANWLKRLVHLDFGQSMSGDHRPVWDKIRERLPLTFGMNVASMILTLLIAVPIGVAAAWWRGGAFDKISTVIVFIGFAMPGFWLALLLMLWLGIAWPVLPISGLTSMGFESMTAPQQWWDVTKHLILPIFIYTSGSWAGMSRFMRSSMLEVLRQDYIMTARAKGLPSRVVLFKHALRNALMPVITILGLSVPALIGGSVIIESIFALPGLGQLFYQAVMARDYPLIMGSLVFGAVLTLAGNLLADVGYGLADPRIRIGKGGSR; encoded by the coding sequence ATGGGGCAGGTCCTCAAGAAAATATTCATCAAACTGTTGTGGGTATGCGTGGTCTTTTTGGGGATCACGATCATCAGTTTCTGGGTCATCCATCTGGCTCCGGGATCGCCCACGGATTTGCAGACCACGCTGAATCCCGAGGCGGGCGTGGAGGCGAGGTTGCAGCTCGAAAAGCTCTACGGCCTCGACCAACCTCTGCACGTGCAGTACGCGAACTGGCTCAAGCGGCTGGTCCATCTCGACTTCGGCCAGTCCATGTCCGGCGACCACAGGCCCGTGTGGGACAAGATCCGTGAACGGCTGCCCCTCACCTTCGGCATGAACGTGGCCTCCATGATCCTGACCCTGCTGATCGCCGTGCCCATAGGCGTGGCCGCGGCATGGTGGCGGGGCGGCGCCTTCGACAAGATTTCCACGGTCATCGTCTTCATAGGATTCGCCATGCCCGGTTTCTGGCTGGCGCTCCTGCTCATGCTCTGGCTCGGCATCGCCTGGCCCGTGCTGCCCATCTCGGGACTGACCTCCATGGGCTTTGAATCCATGACCGCCCCGCAGCAGTGGTGGGACGTGACCAAGCATCTGATCCTGCCCATCTTCATTTATACGTCCGGCTCGTGGGCGGGCATGTCCCGGTTCATGCGCTCCTCCATGCTCGAAGTCCTGCGCCAGGATTACATCATGACCGCGCGGGCCAAGGGGCTGCCCAGCCGGGTCGTCCTGTTCAAGCACGCCCTGCGCAACGCGCTCATGCCGGTCATCACCATTCTCGGCCTGTCGGTCCCGGCCCTCATCGGCGGATCGGTCATCATCGAATCAATCTTCGCCCTGCCCGGCCTTGGCCAGCTCTTCTATCAGGCGGTCATGGCCCGCGACTACCCGCTGATAATGGGCAGTCTGGTATTCGGCGCGGTGCTGACCCTGGCGGGCAACCTTCTTGCCGACGTGGGCTACGGCCTGGCCGACCCGCGCATCCGCATAGGCAAGGGGGGAAGCCGATGA
- a CDS encoding HlyD family secretion protein — translation MTDSEKYEMIGKLVESIASGIQDRDNSHSGLLAATSPTFSWVRLAPRIPVRIVIDDNPQEIRLIVGRTATVTVLDGQDAKNAL, via the coding sequence ATGACGGATTCTGAAAAGTACGAGATGATCGGGAAATTGGTGGAAAGCATCGCCAGCGGCATCCAGGACCGGGACAATTCCCACTCCGGGTTGCTGGCGGCCACCTCTCCGACCTTTTCCTGGGTCCGTCTCGCCCCGCGAATCCCCGTGCGGATCGTCATTGACGACAATCCCCAGGAAATACGCTTGATCGTGGGCCGGACGGCGACGGTGACCGTCCTCGACGGGCAGGATGCGAAAAACGCCTTGTAG
- a CDS encoding CotH kinase family protein, whose product MVINEIFVDGSSNYTDWIELYNKGDKPVSLKGYALTDNLEERRWVIPVDFIIKPGGFKLFNCDNRGFHDHAGFGLDSISGEVGLFRPDGGLADSLVYDDLPRFSSLGRWPDGTGEFFVYDDPTRGSANPEGLNPMRSTREAPISFSRPSGRYDTPFDLILTAPEGMRIRYTLDGSLPDAKSPLYDAPLRIEETSILRASAVNPEGRAHAVFTRSYILNERTRLPVVSVVSDPKNLWDREVGIYAEGFTDKEGVGNSQNWRHNWRRPVHLDFLAETGDWQVDGKMRIYGGASRARPQKSFVIYATSQEEPYGIRHRLFPGNPRDAYAGIILRNGGDAWLRTGIRDAFQQEMVRGRVACDTLDYQPVIAYLNGRYWGIYGMREYMSRKNLLARHGLPVQPIDVMDGGREVGSDKGPFADMPAVPEEGDYRPALEALDIDAFLDYLAVELYSGNPDWPDGNIKCWRPRSKAIKWQWILFDLDRGFDGKRGKSVDEDPFDILYRRHGGEGLMFRELAKNPGFVRDICARLTVHMLTSFAPERGLAILDRIAGDLRPEMERHIDRWRWSWNFERLFMSVNRWEAYLDQLRDYCRERPQAMLNILDKRFGVGKAQDIRIRIARQGRGRVLAEKVPLDDGRLEGPVPRSLVIHVSAEPEPGFVFKGWRDHPESGPQISVRAGQTFIDTAIFEPDNKQREKE is encoded by the coding sequence GTGGTCATCAACGAGATTTTCGTGGATGGTTCATCCAATTATACAGACTGGATAGAATTGTATAACAAGGGGGACAAGCCGGTGTCCCTCAAGGGATACGCGCTGACCGATAATCTGGAAGAGCGGCGTTGGGTTATTCCGGTAGACTTCATTATCAAGCCTGGCGGCTTCAAGCTATTCAACTGCGACAATAGGGGCTTTCACGATCACGCGGGGTTCGGGCTGGATAGCATTTCGGGCGAGGTCGGGTTGTTCCGGCCGGACGGCGGACTGGCCGACTCCCTGGTCTATGACGATCTTCCCCGGTTCTCTTCCCTGGGGCGTTGGCCCGATGGAACGGGTGAGTTCTTCGTTTACGACGATCCGACCCGGGGGAGCGCCAATCCGGAGGGCCTGAATCCCATGCGGAGCACGCGCGAGGCTCCGATTTCCTTTTCCCGGCCATCCGGCCGATACGACACCCCCTTTGATCTGATCCTGACCGCTCCCGAAGGGATGCGGATTCGCTATACCTTGGACGGTTCCCTGCCCGACGCCAAGTCGCCCCTTTACGACGCGCCCCTGCGTATCGAGGAGACCTCCATCCTGCGAGCTTCGGCCGTGAATCCCGAGGGCCGGGCCCATGCGGTCTTCACCCGGTCCTATATCCTGAACGAGCGCACACGGCTGCCCGTGGTTTCGGTGGTCTCGGACCCCAAGAATTTGTGGGACCGGGAGGTGGGCATCTACGCGGAGGGCTTCACCGACAAGGAAGGCGTGGGCAATTCCCAGAATTGGCGTCACAACTGGCGGCGGCCCGTGCACCTGGATTTTCTGGCGGAAACCGGCGATTGGCAGGTGGATGGCAAGATGCGCATCTACGGGGGAGCCTCCAGGGCGCGTCCCCAGAAGTCTTTTGTCATATATGCCACGAGCCAGGAGGAGCCGTACGGCATCAGGCATCGGCTGTTCCCGGGCAATCCCCGCGATGCCTACGCCGGGATCATTTTGCGCAACGGCGGCGACGCCTGGCTGCGCACGGGAATCCGCGACGCCTTTCAGCAGGAAATGGTCCGGGGACGGGTGGCCTGCGACACCTTGGACTACCAGCCCGTCATCGCGTATCTCAATGGGCGGTACTGGGGCATCTACGGTATGCGGGAATACATGAGCCGCAAGAATCTGCTGGCCCGGCACGGCCTGCCTGTCCAGCCTATCGACGTCATGGACGGCGGACGCGAAGTGGGGTCCGACAAGGGGCCTTTCGCCGACATGCCCGCCGTGCCCGAGGAAGGGGACTACCGTCCCGCTCTGGAGGCCCTTGATATCGACGCTTTTCTGGATTATCTGGCCGTTGAGTTGTATTCGGGCAATCCCGATTGGCCCGACGGCAACATCAAGTGCTGGCGGCCCAGGTCCAAGGCCATCAAGTGGCAATGGATTCTTTTCGATCTGGATCGGGGTTTTGACGGCAAGCGCGGCAAGTCCGTGGACGAAGATCCCTTCGACATCCTGTACCGGCGGCACGGCGGGGAAGGGCTCATGTTCCGGGAGCTGGCCAAAAACCCCGGTTTTGTCCGGGATATCTGCGCCCGGCTGACCGTCCACATGCTGACCTCCTTCGCCCCGGAGAGGGGGCTGGCCATTCTGGACCGCATCGCCGGGGACCTCAGACCGGAAATGGAACGACACATCGACCGCTGGCGCTGGAGCTGGAATTTTGAGCGGCTGTTCATGAGCGTGAATCGCTGGGAAGCCTACCTCGATCAGTTGCGCGACTATTGCCGCGAACGGCCGCAGGCCATGCTGAACATTCTCGACAAACGGTTCGGGGTGGGGAAGGCTCAGGATATTCGCATACGCATTGCCCGGCAGGGGCGTGGGCGTGTCCTGGCGGAAAAAGTTCCGCTCGACGACGGGCGGCTGGAAGGTCCCGTTCCGCGTTCCCTGGTCATCCACGTTAGCGCCGAGCCTGAGCCGGGATTTGTTTTCAAGGGCTGGCGCGATCACCCGGAGAGCGGACCGCAAATCAGTGTGAGGGCGGGGCAGACCTTCATTGACACCGCAATTTTCGAGCCTGACAACAAGCAAAGGGAAAAAGAATGA
- a CDS encoding site-specific integrase translates to METEGREISQASHAGYGYLLAPILKEWAHTLLHDLDEDTIRDYRIRVAEQTKAKLVARGEEGKNCNVLANRRLFVIKQVFAQAAKHGLIEKDIAWDILSLSEKDSERKNAQKPLEIEELLAAARQRRAKHYLPLAILLAVEHGCSTQEVLSLKCADVDLAENHITFHRTKNGVTRTHRIMPRTRNALIARFEHVAQYRKKRGVKVKGDYVIGNMDGTPFKSIRTAWDGLCNDHDFDDLHFHDHRHTYCTNALKAGCTLKETSVMIGHKTLRMTDRYSLLEGVMDDGPQDRLAARYAMATENGPSEAADT, encoded by the coding sequence GTGGAAACTGAGGGAAGGGAAATATCCCAGGCGAGCCATGCCGGGTACGGCTACCTGCTAGCCCCCATCTTAAAGGAATGGGCGCACACCCTGCTCCATGATCTCGACGAAGACACCATTCGGGACTACCGCATCCGTGTCGCGGAACAGACCAAGGCGAAGCTGGTAGCCAGGGGCGAAGAAGGCAAGAACTGCAACGTCCTTGCGAACCGACGCCTGTTCGTCATCAAGCAGGTGTTCGCCCAGGCTGCAAAGCACGGCTTGATCGAAAAGGACATTGCGTGGGACATCCTCTCTCTGTCGGAAAAGGACAGTGAACGGAAGAACGCCCAGAAGCCACTTGAAATTGAAGAACTGCTTGCGGCGGCCCGTCAGCGCAGGGCGAAACATTATCTGCCCCTGGCGATCCTCTTGGCGGTCGAGCACGGATGCAGCACCCAAGAAGTCCTCAGCCTCAAGTGTGCCGATGTGGACCTTGCGGAAAATCACATCACGTTCCACCGGACAAAAAACGGGGTGACCCGAACCCACCGGATCATGCCCCGTACCCGGAATGCGCTCATCGCTCGATTCGAACATGTCGCACAATATCGGAAAAAGCGCGGCGTGAAAGTCAAGGGGGATTACGTGATCGGCAACATGGATGGCACCCCGTTCAAGTCGATCAGGACCGCATGGGATGGACTGTGTAACGACCACGACTTCGACGACCTGCACTTCCATGACCACCGCCACACCTACTGCACCAATGCGCTTAAAGCGGGCTGTACGCTCAAGGAAACCAGCGTCATGATCGGCCACAAGACCCTGCGCATGACGGACCGCTACAGCCTCCTTGAAGGCGTGATGGACGATGGCCCGCAGGACCGTCTGGCCGCCCGCTACGCCATGGCCACAGAAAACGGCCCGTCGGAAGCGGCGGACACATAG
- a CDS encoding (R)-mandelonitrile lyase yields the protein MRKITMMLVLSLFAATGAFAADDGRSQVLYSADSQKAFKGAENLFTGDVWVEMLFPSNNTAQYSGAYVTFQPGARTAWHLHPAGQHMVVIEGVALTGTRDGKIIRFNPGETVWCPSGIDHWHGATPDASMKHLVVTGSRDGEAVVWKEKVTDEQYLGK from the coding sequence ATGAGAAAAATTACAATGATGCTGGTCCTGTCGCTGTTCGCCGCAACCGGCGCTTTTGCCGCGGACGACGGCCGGTCCCAGGTGCTTTATTCCGCTGATTCTCAAAAGGCCTTCAAAGGGGCTGAAAACTTGTTCACCGGCGACGTGTGGGTCGAGATGCTGTTTCCCTCCAACAATACGGCGCAGTATTCCGGCGCATACGTGACCTTCCAGCCCGGTGCCAGGACTGCATGGCATCTGCATCCCGCCGGACAGCACATGGTCGTCATCGAGGGCGTCGCCCTGACCGGAACGCGGGATGGAAAGATCATCAGGTTCAATCCCGGCGAAACGGTCTGGTGCCCGTCCGGCATCGACCATTGGCACGGCGCGACGCCGGATGCTTCTATGAAGCACCTGGTCGTCACGGGCAGCCGGGACGGTGAGGCGGTTGTATGGAAGGAAAAGGTCACCGACGAACAATACCTGGGAAAATAG
- a CDS encoding RHS repeat domain-containing protein, with product MSVFDMRLKHDRNGRIVEKTEIVAGRPVVWKYAYDKAGRLFEAHLDNRLICQCYYDRDGRRQRDCFPATVGSSYRDYRYNLDNRLMSAGNNGFTHDENGFRSIWSNGGTYHLYEYAPDYRLLKMEEENQNRVYTFRHDEQGRRAAKYFNGQLVEAYQWLDFIRLGAFHDGRMGYEFGYGDDERLPSAMRREDGAVFTLRYDQVGSLRVVADADGNVIKEVLYDPFGGIIADTNPGLRVPLGFAGGLHDRDLGFVRFGWRDYDPFTGRWTAPDPIGDRGGDPDWYGYCLDDPVNANDPTGLLPFLLPFAAGMAGATAISATGSYLSAKAADWFGKKTDKDYGKDKPTATEGVHDAMGKVIGINSGIVGAAGAAKAAPAAAAAAMQHPDKLAAGSKAAADFASGYFDESPPPASWPGYLGGLAGKGSNEYKRRKKK from the coding sequence ATGAGCGTATTTGATATGAGGCTGAAGCACGACCGGAACGGTCGAATCGTGGAGAAAACCGAAATCGTGGCCGGTCGGCCTGTAGTCTGGAAGTATGCCTACGACAAGGCCGGGAGGCTTTTCGAGGCGCACCTGGACAATCGGCTTATCTGCCAGTGCTATTACGACCGGGACGGCCGCCGCCAGCGGGACTGCTTCCCGGCGACCGTGGGGTCCAGCTACCGCGACTACCGGTACAACCTGGACAACCGGCTTATGAGCGCGGGAAATAACGGGTTCACGCACGACGAAAACGGGTTCCGGTCCATCTGGTCGAACGGCGGCACGTACCACCTGTACGAGTACGCGCCAGACTACCGGCTGCTCAAGATGGAAGAGGAGAATCAAAATCGTGTTTACACCTTTCGCCACGACGAGCAGGGCCGGCGGGCCGCCAAGTATTTCAACGGCCAACTCGTCGAGGCCTACCAATGGCTCGACTTCATCCGGCTCGGCGCGTTCCACGACGGGCGCATGGGCTACGAGTTCGGGTACGGTGACGACGAGCGACTGCCCTCGGCCATGCGGCGCGAGGACGGGGCCGTATTCACCCTGCGCTATGACCAGGTCGGCTCCCTGCGCGTGGTTGCCGACGCGGACGGCAACGTGATAAAGGAAGTTCTCTACGATCCCTTCGGCGGAATAATAGCGGACACCAATCCGGGCCTGCGCGTACCCCTCGGCTTTGCGGGCGGCCTGCACGACCGGGATCTGGGATTCGTCCGCTTCGGCTGGCGGGATTACGATCCGTTCACCGGCCGGTGGACCGCGCCCGACCCCATCGGAGACAGGGGTGGTGATCCGGACTGGTATGGGTACTGCCTTGATGATCCGGTCAATGCCAACGATCCGACAGGGCTGCTGCCGTTTCTCCTGCCCTTTGCGGCAGGCATGGCAGGTGCGACCGCCATCAGCGCCACCGGATCGTATCTGTCGGCCAAGGCCGCGGATTGGTTCGGCAAGAAGACCGACAAGGATTACGGCAAGGACAAGCCCACGGCCACCGAGGGCGTCCATGATGCCATGGGCAAGGTTATCGGGATCAATTCCGGCATTGTCGGAGCGGCAGGTGCGGCAAAGGCGGCTCCCGCGGCAGCGGCGGCCGCGATGCAGCATCCGGATAAACTTGCTGCGGGTTCAAAAGCGGCAGCGGACTTTGCTTCCGGTTACTTCGACGAAAGCCCGCCGCCAGCTTCCTGGCCGGGCTATTTAGGAGGCTTGGCCGGTAAGGGAAGCAATGAATATAAAAGAAGGAAGAAAAAATGA